One part of the Vitis riparia cultivar Riparia Gloire de Montpellier isolate 1030 chromosome 6, EGFV_Vit.rip_1.0, whole genome shotgun sequence genome encodes these proteins:
- the LOC117916490 gene encoding DNA polymerase epsilon subunit 3 translates to MEKVAVAEVEELPKTIVRRVVKDKLSQFSDDGDIIIHKDGLRAFCESARIFIHYLSATANDLCKESRRQTINADDVLKAIEEIEFPEFVQPLKASLDEFRKKNAGKKAGAAKSKEAKKRKEDSSLNNEGDKGKNDGGDEGNEVKDDSHEPKQKSAGKKSGAGKSKKVNKKRKVEEVKQDNEGNEDEDDSHANE, encoded by the exons ATGGAGAAAGTGGCAGTTGCAGAGGTGGAGGAGCTGCCCAAGACTATAGTGCGCAGGGTGGTGAAGGATAAGCTCTCTCAGTTCTCCGATGACGGCGATATCATTATTCACAAGGACGGTCTTCGCGCCTTCTGCGAAAGTGCACGCATTTTCATCCACTATCTATCCGCCAC TGCAAATGACTTGTGTAAGGAGTCTAGGAGGCAAACAATCAATGCTGATGATGTTTTGAAAGCAATTGAAGAAATTGAGTTTCCTGAATTTGTTCAACCTCTTAAAGCCTCTCTTGATG AGTTTAGGAAAAAGAATGCTGGAAAGAAGGCCGGAGCTGCAAAGTCAAaggaagcaaagaaaagaaaagaagattcaTCCCTAAATAATGAGGGTGACAAGGGTAAAAATGATGGTGGAGATGAGGGGAATGAGGTCAAGGATGACTCCCATG AGCCGAAGCAGAAGAGTGCAGGAAAAAAGTCAGGAGCAGGCAAATCAAAGAAAGTGAATAAGAAGAGGAAAGTAGAAGAAGTGAAGCAAGATAATGAAGGCAATGAAGATGAGGATGACTCTCATGCTAACGAGTGA
- the LOC117916489 gene encoding probable calcium-binding protein CML48: MASFSGYNPQSHSPSPSAPPMPNPQAPSSSQPHYSQPPHWHGSSYGHSSFPPGTHPDVIRSFQMVDRDRSGYIDEIELQQALSSGYQRFSLRTIRLLMFLFKNPSSPLGIGPNEFAALWSCLGQWRAIFERFDRDRSGKIDSMELKDALYSLGYAVPPSVLQVLISKYDDRSGRRVELNFDSFVECGMIVKGLTEKFKEKDPRYTGSATLTYDAFLSMIIPFLVA, from the exons ATGGCTTCCTTCTCCGGATACAACCCCCAATCCCACTCCCCCTCCCCCTCGGCGCCACCCATGCCCAATCCTCAAGCTCCCAGCTCGTCTCAGCCCCACTACAGTCAGCCTCCTCACTGGCATGGATCTTCATATGGGCATTCCTCTTTTCCACCAGGGACACACCCAGATGTCATCAGAAGCTTTCAAATGGTGGACAGGGACAGGAGTGGATATATAGATGAGATTGAGCTCCAACAAGCTCTCTCTTCTGGGTATCAGAGGTTTAGTCTCCGGACCATTCGCTTGCTCATGTTTCTCTTTAAGAATCCCAGCTCTCCTTTGGGGATTG GGCCTAATGAGTTTGCTGCATTATGGAGTTGTCTCGGTCAATGGCGA GCCATATTTGAAAGATTTGATAGAGATAGAAGTGGGAAGATTGACTCCATGGAGCTAAAGGATGCTCTCTACAGTCTTGGGTATGCAGTCCCGCCTTCTGTTCTCCAGGTTCTGATTTCCAAGTATGATGATCGAAGTGGCCGGAGGGTTGAACTCAATTTTGACAGTTTTGTTGA GTGTGGGATGATTGTGAAG GGTTTGACTGAAAAATTCAAGGAGAAGGATCCACGTTACACTGGTTCAGCAACACTCACCTACGATGCATTCTTGTCTATGATCATTCCATTTCTTGTAGCGTAG
- the LOC117916139 gene encoding 30S ribosomal protein S9, mitochondrial, with product MLARFVSKPSNFRLLTLLSTKSQSHPPNPKFTLPRFFSTNHNNNDNNTKDRSTFNSWKISQEYDGNGDSIVGQEAGTLAGLTDEGGAAPAEDESWLKDSPWTFEEEGEKGNVLDFGWELQEEVRAVGGETTIEGDGSKELLEKEESALSAVLKGPNRAFGDLIAASGITDAMLDSLIALKDLEGVEGLPPLSEIEDIRYEKNTRKSTRAEIERQKQEEVAKARVRQVDEKGRAYGTGRRKCSIARVWVQPGDGKFMINDKQFDVYFPMLDHRAALLRPFSETKTLGLWDVNCTVKGGGLSGQVGAIRLGISRALQNWEPGLRPQLREAGFLTRDPRVVERKKPGKAKARKSYQWVKR from the exons atgCTGGCTCGCTTCGTTTCCAAACCCTCTAATTTCCGTCTCTTAACTCTACTCTCCACCAAATCCCAATCACACCCTCCAAACCCTAAGTTCACCCTCCCAAGATTCTTCTCCACCAATCACAACAACAACGACAATAACACTAAAGATCGCTCCACATTCAATTCCTGGAAAATTTCTCAGGAATACGACGGAAATGGTGATTCCATCGTGGGCCAAGAGGCTGGAACGCTTGCCGGACTCACCGACGAGGGCGGTGCGGCTCCGGCTGAGGATGAGTCGTGGTTGAAGGATTCGCCGTGGACCTTCGAAGAGGAGGGAGAGAAAGGTAACGTGTTGGACTTTGGATGGGAATTGCAGGAGGAGGTTCGTGCTGTGGGAGGTGAGACTACCATTGAGGGTGACGGGAGCAAAGAGCTTCTTGAGAAGGAAGAGTCAGCTCTTTCTGCTGTGCTCAAAG GTCCAAATCGTGCATTTGGTGACCTTATTGCAGCATCTGGAATCACTGATGCAATGCTTGACAGTTTGATTGCCCTGAAGGACTTGGAAGGGGTTGAGGGATTGCCCCCGTTAAGTGAGATCGAAGACATTCgttatgaaaaaaatacaagaaaatcaaCCAGGGCTGAGATAGAGCGCCAGAAGCAGGAGGAAGTTGCAAAAGCTCGAGTTAGACAAGTAGATGAAAAGGGAAGGGCTTATGGAACAGGAAGAAGGAAATGCAGTATAGCCCGTGTTTGGGTTCAGCCTGGTGATggaaaatttatgattaatgaCAAGCAATTTGATGTTTATTTTCCAATGCTTGATCATCGTGCTGCTCTTCTTCGACCTTTCTCTGAAACAAAGACATTGGGTCTTTGGGATGTCAATTGTACTGTGAAGGGAGGTGGCCTCTCAG GTCAAGTTGGAGCAATTCGTTTGGGGATCAGCAGGGCTTTGCAAAACTGGGAACCAGGATTACGGCCTCAGCTCAGAGAAG CTGGTTTCTTAACAAGGGATCCCCGGGTGGTGGAAAGGAAAAAACCTGGAAAAGCAAAAGCAAGAAAGAGCTACCAATGGGTCAAGCGTTGA
- the LOC117916138 gene encoding glucan endo-1,3-beta-glucosidase 14: MTLIRCWLSAQTLMPGKRDSMPTSSLVFTSFFFFLILSDSVGLIHGIGVGINYGQIANNLPSPSRVAVLLKSLNISRVKLYDADPNVLRAFSNSDVEFIIGLPNDNLAAMTDPTKAQAWIQQNVQPFLPQTKITCITVGNEILSGTDKQLMSNLLPAMQSVHSALVSLELDDQVGVVTAHSLAILAESFPPSSGSFRQDLGGYLQPLLNFHSQINSPFLINAYPYFAYKDNPDEVSLDYVLFRPNQGTTDPVTNLKYDNMLYAQIDAVYSAIKAMGHTDIVVRISETGWPSKGDSNEAGATRDNAGIYNGNLLQRIAENQGTPARPSLPIDIYVFALFNEDLKPGPTSERNYGLYYPDGTPVYDIGLQSQLPQIASAAFYIDSASTRNAVSIVSLLIFVTLCLIIVREGL, from the exons TTCacatcttttttcttctttcttattctttcaG ATTCAGTTGGGCTAATCCACGGCATTGGAGTAGGAATCAACTATGGGCAGATTGCCAACAACCTGCCATCTCCCTCCCGTGTGGCCGTGCTCCTAAAATCACTGAACATCAGCAGAGTAAAGCTGTATGATGCTGATCCCAATGTTCTAAGAGCCTTCTCCAATTCTGATGTTGAGTTCATCATTGGACTTCCTAATGACAACCTTGCAGCCATGACTgatcccaccaaagcccaagcTTGGATTCAGCAGAATGTTCAACCCTTTCTTCCCCAGACCAAGATCACCTGCATTACAGTTGGGAATGAGATCTTATCCGGCACCGATAAGCAGTTAATGTCGAATCTCCTACCTGCAATGCAGTCAGTACATAGTGCTCTTGTAAGCCTGGAGCTAGATGACCAAGTGGGTGTTGTAACTGCCCATTCACTGGCCATCTTGGCTGAATCCTTCCCTCCTTCCTCAGGTTCTTTTAGGCAGGATCTTGGAGGATATCTCCAACCCCTTCTCAATTTCCATTCTCAGATCAATTCCCCATTTCTGATAAATGCATATCCCTATTTTGCATACAAGGATAACCCAGATGAAGTGTCATTAGACTATGTCCTTTTTAGGCCTAACCAGGGAACAACAGATCCAGTCACAAATTTGAAGTATGATAATATGCTGTATGCTCAAATTGATGCTGTTTATTCAGCAATCAAAGCCATGGGGCATACTGATATTGTGGTTAGGATATCAGAAACCGGTTGGCCATCTAAAGGGGACTCCAATGAGGCTGGAGCCACAAGGGATAATGCAGGAATATATAACGGCAATTTATTGCAGAGAATAGCAGAGAACCAAGGCACTCCTGCAAGACCATCTCTCCCCATTGACATCTATGTGTTTGCTCTTTTCAATGAGGATCTCAAGCCTGGCCCAACATCAGAGAGGAACTATGGGCTCTACTACCCTGATGGTACCCCTGTTTATGATATTGGATTGCAAAGTCAGCTTCCACAGATAGCTTCTGCAGCTTTTTACATCGACTCGGCCTCCACCAGAAAT GCTGTGTCCATCGtcagtcttctcatctttgtcaCACTATGTTTAATCATTGTCCGAGAGGGCCTGTAA